A single genomic interval of Spirosoma linguale DSM 74 harbors:
- a CDS encoding transcriptional regulator, GntR family with aminotransferase domain (PFAM: regulatory protein GntR HTH; aminotransferase class I and II~SMART: regulatory protein GntR HTH~KEGG: scl:sce1268 GntR family transcriptional regulator), whose translation MDKTASPVMVPFKSLIQFDKASSTPVFIQLSNQLGHLIRQGTLAPGQRLPGTRQLADLLELNRQTIVAAYEEGLAQGWLESRSGSGTYVATHFPEIKPQGLAGATDDSSATNSVSAGSRPGNEQPGYAFESVDFLVRPVLTNQAGLRLDDGFPDIRLAPMEELSRAYRSYFRWGNPQQHFGYSDTKGHPLLREQLSAYLNETRGLQTTPENVLITRGSIMGLHLASQVLLRPGDVVAVGETTWSGATMNFKKTGATVLTVPVDQYGLDVDTLETICRTRQIRMVFVTPHHHYPTTVTLRADRRIKLLQLAEAYRFAILEDDYDYDFHYLSRPILPLASADRRGMVVYVGSLTKSVAPAFRVGYVVAPKVLIDELARHRRIIDRQGDPMLEFAIGQLFKTGDMKRHFRKTLRAYHARRDYFCDLLANALPDVVQFNKPDGGLAVWASFDPAIDMESLTEQAAQDGLYLSNGLFHNPLGQRLNSTRLGFASSSEAELERSVAVLKKVVHA comes from the coding sequence CAGCTAGTCCGGTTATGGTCCCCTTCAAATCCCTGATTCAATTTGATAAGGCGTCATCCACGCCCGTTTTCATTCAACTGAGCAACCAGCTTGGCCACCTCATCCGGCAGGGAACCCTCGCGCCGGGGCAACGGCTTCCCGGTACCCGCCAACTCGCCGACCTGCTGGAGCTGAATCGACAAACCATCGTGGCTGCCTACGAGGAAGGTCTGGCGCAGGGCTGGCTCGAAAGCCGGTCGGGCAGCGGGACGTATGTGGCCACCCATTTCCCGGAGATAAAGCCGCAGGGGTTAGCGGGCGCAACGGATGATTCGTCTGCCACAAACAGCGTGTCTGCCGGGAGCAGGCCCGGTAATGAGCAACCGGGTTACGCGTTTGAATCGGTAGATTTTCTGGTGCGGCCGGTACTAACTAATCAGGCCGGGCTGCGCCTGGACGACGGGTTTCCCGATATTCGGCTGGCCCCGATGGAGGAACTGAGCCGGGCATATCGGTCGTATTTTCGCTGGGGCAACCCGCAGCAGCATTTCGGCTATAGTGACACCAAAGGGCATCCGCTGCTCCGGGAGCAATTGTCGGCTTACCTGAACGAAACCCGTGGCCTGCAAACCACGCCGGAGAACGTGCTGATAACCCGTGGGAGCATCATGGGCCTTCATCTGGCCAGTCAGGTGCTTTTGCGGCCGGGCGATGTAGTTGCGGTGGGCGAAACAACCTGGTCGGGGGCGACCATGAATTTTAAGAAAACGGGGGCAACGGTGTTGACCGTACCCGTCGATCAGTATGGGCTGGATGTGGACACGCTGGAAACAATTTGCCGGACCAGGCAAATCCGGATGGTGTTCGTAACGCCCCACCATCATTACCCCACCACCGTAACCCTCCGCGCCGACCGGCGTATCAAGCTGTTACAACTGGCCGAAGCGTATCGTTTTGCAATTCTCGAAGATGACTACGATTACGATTTTCACTACCTCAGTCGCCCTATTCTGCCCCTCGCCAGCGCCGACCGGCGGGGCATGGTCGTGTATGTGGGTTCGCTGACGAAATCCGTGGCACCCGCGTTTCGGGTGGGGTACGTAGTGGCGCCCAAAGTTCTGATTGACGAACTGGCGCGGCACCGGCGCATCATCGACCGGCAGGGCGATCCGATGCTTGAGTTCGCCATTGGACAGCTGTTTAAAACCGGAGATATGAAACGGCATTTTCGCAAGACCCTGCGAGCCTACCACGCCCGGCGCGATTATTTCTGCGATCTGCTGGCGAATGCGTTGCCGGACGTTGTTCAATTCAATAAACCCGATGGCGGGCTGGCGGTCTGGGCTTCCTTCGATCCGGCTATTGATATGGAATCATTGACCGAACAGGCGGCACAGGATGGGCTGTATTTGTCAAACGGCTTGTTTCATAACCCACTCGGACAACGGCTGAACAGCACCCGGCTGGGCTTTGCGTCGAGTTCAGAGGCAGAACTGGAGCGGAGCGTGGCAGTGCTGAAAAAGGTGGTTCATGCATAA
- a CDS encoding hypothetical protein (KEGG: bur:Bcep18194_A4933 hypothetical protein), with amino-acid sequence MIRHTDLGTSLVARRSALFGLVKRGEITLGGYRPGKIYGRLHCRAGKRMKVENRVFFRNETEAIKMGFRPCGLCMSNEYRTWKQAV; translated from the coding sequence ATGATTCGCCACACCGATTTGGGAACAAGCCTGGTTGCCCGACGCAGCGCCTTGTTTGGCCTAGTGAAACGGGGTGAAATCACGCTGGGTGGTTACCGGCCCGGCAAAATTTATGGTCGGCTTCACTGCCGGGCCGGTAAACGGATGAAGGTCGAAAACCGAGTCTTTTTTCGGAACGAAACGGAAGCAATTAAGATGGGGTTTCGACCCTGCGGCCTCTGTATGTCAAACGAGTACAGAACATGGAAACAGGCTGTCTAA
- a CDS encoding Protein of unknown function DUF2086 (PFAM: Protein of unknown function DUF2086~KEGG: rso:RSc2567 hypothetical protein) encodes MTITTVHWPTHQQTLTETGFALLPSLLTADECRQMAALYDSPVLYRKTIVMQNHGYGSGEYKYFTYPLPPAIDTLRHDLFTQLAPVANDWNAKLNLSQRYPTTLDEWLAICHEAGQTRPTPLILKYRTGGWNALHQDMYGELYFPFQAVLFLNQPGEEYTGGEFIMLEQRPRMQSKVTVLQPKQGQILLFTTKFRPAKGARGYYRVTMRHGVSEVRQGNRMTVGLIFHDAA; translated from the coding sequence ATGACTATCACTACCGTTCACTGGCCCACTCATCAGCAAACCCTGACCGAAACGGGTTTTGCGCTGTTACCCTCACTCCTAACGGCCGATGAATGCCGGCAAATGGCTGCACTCTATGACTCACCGGTATTGTATCGTAAAACAATTGTGATGCAGAATCATGGCTACGGGAGTGGCGAATACAAATACTTCACGTATCCATTGCCCCCGGCTATCGACACCCTTAGGCATGATTTATTTACGCAACTGGCGCCAGTTGCCAACGACTGGAACGCAAAGCTCAATCTTTCGCAACGCTACCCGACCACGCTCGATGAATGGCTCGCCATCTGTCACGAAGCCGGACAAACTCGACCCACACCCCTCATCCTCAAGTACCGTACCGGCGGCTGGAATGCGCTCCATCAGGACATGTACGGCGAGTTATATTTTCCGTTTCAGGCTGTTTTATTCCTGAATCAGCCGGGAGAGGAGTATACAGGGGGCGAATTTATTATGCTTGAGCAGCGGCCCCGGATGCAGTCCAAAGTAACCGTTTTGCAACCGAAACAAGGGCAGATTCTGCTGTTCACGACCAAATTCAGACCCGCAAAAGGGGCGCGCGGCTATTACCGGGTCACGATGCGGCATGGTGTCAGCGAAGTAAGGCAGGGTAACCGCATGACTGTAGGGTTGATTTTTCATGATGCGGCATGA
- a CDS encoding transcriptional regulator, AraC family (KEGG: mxa:MXAN_5899 ADA regulatory protein~TIGRFAM: methylated-DNA/protein-cysteine methyltransferase~PFAM: Methylated-DNA-[protein]-cysteine S- methyltransferase DNA binding; helix-turn-helix- domain containing protein AraC type~SMART: Helix-turn-helix, AraC domain), whose protein sequence is MTSDSTFTYQQIARAIEHLTATYREQPSLSELAEKVNLSEFHFQRLFTEWAGVSPKKFSQYLTLEHAKTRLRNGAPLTDAAYDAGLSGTGRLHDLFVNIEGITPGQFKQGGSGLVLAYGLFTSPFGRYLLGAINGRIALLHFLNEGDTVETILASAWPEVSFQHDPITLQPLADQIFNPPAVGLAERTGSKPVLSVLMRGSAFQLKVWEALLKIPEGDLASYDQIANAIGQPTASRAVGTAIGSNPVGYLIPCHRVIKKTGLFGGYRWGAERKQAMLGWEAAQVDK, encoded by the coding sequence ATGACATCCGACAGCACATTCACCTATCAGCAGATTGCCCGCGCTATCGAACACCTGACTGCTACTTATCGAGAACAGCCATCCCTGAGTGAACTGGCCGAAAAAGTGAATCTGAGCGAGTTTCACTTTCAGCGGCTTTTTACGGAATGGGCGGGTGTCAGTCCCAAAAAGTTCAGCCAGTACCTGACCCTCGAACACGCCAAAACCAGGCTGCGCAACGGCGCACCCCTGACAGATGCAGCTTACGATGCGGGGCTTTCGGGTACGGGTCGGCTGCACGATTTATTCGTCAACATTGAAGGCATCACGCCGGGGCAATTCAAACAGGGCGGCTCCGGCTTAGTCCTCGCGTATGGCCTTTTCACCAGTCCGTTCGGGCGGTATCTTCTGGGGGCCATAAACGGCAGAATTGCCCTGCTACACTTCCTGAATGAGGGTGATACAGTCGAAACCATTCTGGCATCCGCCTGGCCCGAGGTCTCATTTCAGCATGACCCTATTACGCTGCAGCCGCTGGCTGACCAGATTTTTAACCCTCCGGCGGTTGGGTTGGCCGAACGGACAGGCAGTAAACCCGTTCTGTCGGTGCTGATGCGCGGCTCCGCTTTTCAGCTAAAGGTATGGGAAGCGTTGCTGAAGATTCCGGAAGGCGATCTGGCGAGTTACGACCAGATTGCCAACGCCATCGGTCAGCCCACAGCCTCGCGGGCCGTAGGGACCGCCATTGGTTCAAACCCGGTTGGGTACCTGATTCCCTGCCACCGGGTCATCAAAAAGACGGGGCTGTTCGGCGGGTACCGCTGGGGTGCTGAACGCAAACAGGCCATGCTCGGCTGGGAGGCCGCCCAAGTTGACAAATAG